The sequence GCTGCAAAAACGGCGACAGCTCCGGGTCATGCGGGCCGCGCCGCAGCGCCACCACCATGGTTTGCGCCACCTGGGCGGCCAGAACGGGGCCGCAGCCCTGGGCAATGCGTTCCAGCATCAGGTCCAGCCCTGCCGTCACGCCGGCGCTGCTGTGCAGCGGGCCGTCAGAAACAAACACCCGGTTGCTCAACACCTCGCAGCCCGGGGCTGCGGCGGCCAGCGCCTGCAGGTATTGGTGGTGGGTGGTGGCGCGGCGCCCATCCAGCAAGCCGGCATGTGCGGCCAGCAGGGCGCCGGCGCAGATGGTGATCAGCTCCAGCCGCCCGGTTTGCAGCCGCAGGCCGCGTAGCCAGTCCACCAGGGCCAGGCCATCGGGGTCTTGTGTGCCCGGGCCGCTGTCGGGCTGGCCCACCAGCACTACCCAGTTCTCACCACCTGCTTGCAGCTGCTGCGTGGGTGGCAGCGGCGCCAGGCCATGGAGCTGCACCCCCACGGATGCTGTTTGCTGCGGGCTGGGGCTGGTGAATGTCAGAACAAAGCGGGCGGACTGACCCATGGCCTGCAGGCGCTGGTTGGCGATGCGCAGCGCTTCGGCCGGGCCAGCCCAGTCCAGCACCAGGCTGTGCGGCAGCAGGGCAAACAGCACGCGGATGGTGGCGGTGGGCGAGGTGGGTGGCATGGGTAGGGGTGGGCTCAGGCAACGGCGCGCGCCAAGGCCTGTTCCACCGTGCACAGCGTAGCAAAACGGCCGGCCAGCACGGTGGCGGTGCGGGTCTGGATATCGGCCGCGCTCAGCGTCTGGCCATCGGGCTGCTGCATGGCAAAGGTGAGCGTGGCCTCGGGCACAAAGTCCACCTGCCAGCCCAGATCGCTGGCGTGGCGGGCCGTGGTTTCACAGCATTGCTCGGTGCGTATGCCGCTGATGACCAGCCGGTCGATCCGCTGCTGCGTCAGCCATACCTCCAGCCCCGTGCCCACCAGCGCACTGTGGCGCGACTTGGTGAATTGGGCTGCGGCCGTGAAATCGGCCAAACCCTGCAGTGGCCGCACATGGCCGGAGGCCTGGGCAAAAGGGTTGTCCAGCTGTTCGGGGCCGGAGCTGTGAAAAATGCGCACCACGGCCAACTGGCGGGCCTGAAAGCCGGCAATCAACGCGTTCTGTGCCGCCAGATAGGCTGGCAGCGCGGCGGGGTCAAAGAAAGGGCGATGGCGGAAGGATTCCTGTACATCGATCACCAGCAGACAAGTTGCCATGAAAGCACTCCAAGGGATGAGGGCTCCCATGGTCGGACACTGCTGCGGTGCTGTCCCGGCAAGGTGGGACGGCTATCGATCAGTTTGGGACATGCTGTGCCTGGCCGGTGCACGCAGGTCCAGGAAGAGGCCGAGACATCGGCAATGGGGCGACTGTTCATCTGACGGTCATTGCGGGGACGGATAATGCCGGCTTCCCTATTTGCATGACAAAACACCGTGGACACTGTACTGCTGCTCAAGGCCGCCATCATGGGCATTGTGGAGGGCTTGACCGAGTTCCTGCCCATTTCTTCCACCGGCCATTTGATTTTGGCGGGCTCTTTGCTGGGCTTTACCGACGAGAAAGCCAAGGTCTTTGATATCGCCATCCAGACCGGCGCCATTTTTGCCGTGGTGCTGGTGTATTGGGAAAAGATTCGCAGCACCCTGGTGGAGCTGCCCAGCAGCCGCCAGGCGCAGAAGTTTGCGCTGAATGTGCTGATCGGCTTTTTGCCGGCCGTGGTGCTGGCGCTGATTTTTGGCAAATTCATCAAGGCGCATTTGTTCACCCCCACCGTGGTGGCCACCACCTTTATCTTGGGTGGCTTTATTATTTTGTGGGCCGAGCGCCGGCCTGCATCGGCCACACGGGTGCACAGCGTGGACGATATGACGGCGCTGGATGCGCTCAAGGTCGGCCTGGTGCAATGCCTGGCCATGATCCCCGGCACCAGCCGCAGCGGCTCCACCATCATCGGCGGCATGCTGATGGGCCTGTCGCGCAAAGCGGCCACCGACTTCTCTTTCTTTCTGGCCATTCCCACGTTGATTGGCGCGGGCGTCTACAGCCTGTACAAGGAGCGCGCCCTGCTGAGCACGGCCGATATTCCGTTGTTTGCCGTAGGCCTGGTGTTCTCGTTTATCAGTGCCTGGATTTGCGTGCGCTGGTTGCTGCGCTATATCTCCAGCCATAGCTTTGTGCCGTTTGCCTGGTATCGGATTGCCTTTGGCATCATTGTTCTCGCCACCGCCTACAGCGGCCTGGTGAGCTGGCACGATTGATTTCTTTTAGCCTTTGGCTGGGGCTGCGTTTCGTTTTGGGGCGCCCATACAGCGCTTCATGCTTTGTTGCTGGCCCTTGCCGTATCTCGATACTGTCTGCGGGCCAGCGCCGCGCCTGAAGCGCTGTCTGGGCGTTGTGGGGATTGATTCGATGCCCACTGGGCTGCGAAGGCACGCTCCGGCAGACATTGAACTGCCAGTAAAAATGCCAGCCTGGGTGAACCGGGCTGGCATTTTTTTGTGTGTGGCGCTCAAATGCTGCGGTGTAAAAACAGGAGCTGTTGATGCCTTTATAGGGCAGCTTTGAAAAAGAAAACTATCTGAGATCTAGCTGTGCAGCGCACAGGCTGCTCCTGCTTTTAACGCCCTCCCCTCGCGGGGGAGGGTTGGGGTGGGGGCCAGCGGCGCACATGCCTCCCAGGTGCTGGCCGCTGTTCAGGGGGCCGCCCCCATCCCCACCTTCCCCCGAAGGGGAAGGAGTCATACCAAGGGGTCAAGTTCGTTGTGCCAGCTTCTTCAGCTGGTACAACGCCTCCAGCGCCTCGCGCGGGCTGAGGGCGTCGGGGTGGATCTGGGCCAGGGCCGCATCGATGGGGCTGGCGCCCAGGTCGGTGTCGGCGGTGGGCGGGGCTTCAAACAAGTCCACCTGCAGGCGGTCCTCGTTGGCGCGTTCTTCCAGCGTGGCCAGGGCGTGGCGGGCGTGATTCAGCACGCCGGCGGGCATGCCGGCCAGCTTGGCCACGTGGATACCGTAGCTGCGGCTGGCGGGGCCGGGCTGGATTTCGTGCAGGAAGACGATGTCCGTGCCGGCTTCGGCCGCGCCCACATGCACATTGATGGCGGCCTTGGCCTTGGCGGGCAGGTCGGTCAGCTCAAAGTAGTGGGTGGCAAACAGGGTGAAGGCCTTGGTTTTGTCGTGCAGCTGGGTGGCAATGCCGCTGGCCAGGGCCAGGCCGTCAAAGGTGCTGGTGCCGCGGCCAATCTCGTCCATCAACACCAGGGAATGGGGCGTGGCGGCATGCAGAATCTGCGCGGCCTCGGTCATCTCCATCATGAAGGTGGACTGGGCATTGGCCAGGTCGTCCGCCGCGCCAATGCGGGTGTGGATGGCGTCGATAGGGCCCAGCAGGCAACGTGCGGCCGGCACATGGCAGCCCATGCTGGCCAGCAGCGTGATCAAGGCGACCTGGCGCATATAGGTCGACTTACCGCCCATGTTGGGGCCGGTGATGATCTGCATGCGGGTGTTCGTGCCCAGCTGCGTGTGGTTGGGGATGAAGCTGCCGCTCGAAGTTTCGGCCATGCGCGCCTCGACCACGGGGTGGCGGCCGGCTTCGATCTCGATGCAGGGAATCTGCGTGAACTCGGGCGCGCACCACTGCAGCGTCAGGCTGCGCTCGGCCAGGGTGCACAGCACATCCAGCGCGGCCAGGGCCTGGGCCACGCGGGTGAGGCCGGCCACATGGGGCTGGAGCTGGTCCAGCACCTGTTCGTACAACAGCTTCTCGCGCTGCAGGGCGCGTTCCTGCGCGGACAAGGCCTTGTCCTCAAAGGCCTTGAGCTCGGGCGTGATGTAGCGCTCGGCGTTCTTCAGTGTCTGGCGGCGGCGGTAGCGCTCGGGCACCGCGTCCTTATAGCTGTTGGTGATCTCGATGTAGAAGCCGTGCACCTTGTTGAACTGCACGCGCAGATTGGGAATGTTGGTGAGCAGCTTTTCCTTGGCTTCCAGCTCCAGCAAAAAACCGTCGCAGTTGTCCTGGATGGCGCGCAGCTCGTCCAGCTCGGCATCAAAGCCGGTGGCAATCACGCCGCCGTCGCGCACCAGGGCGGCGGGCTCCTCCTGGATGGCGCGGGTCAGCAGCTCGGCACAGCCTTCGGGTGGGACCAGGTCGGCAAAAATCTGGTTCAAATAGTCCGAAGGCGCATTGCCAGACAGCGCCAGCTGCTGCGCTTTGTGTAGCGTCTTGCCCAGGGCCACCAGCTCGCGCGGGCGCACCTGGCGCAAGGCGGTGCGGGCGGTGATGCGCTCCACATCGCTGACGCCCTTCATGGCGTCGCGCAGGCTTTGCCAGGGCGCTGTGCCGCTGCCCTGGCCGCGCAGCACCTGGGT comes from Comamonas sp. GB3 AK4-5 and encodes:
- a CDS encoding GlxA family transcriptional regulator; this encodes MPPTSPTATIRVLFALLPHSLVLDWAGPAEALRIANQRLQAMGQSARFVLTFTSPSPQQTASVGVQLHGLAPLPPTQQLQAGGENWVVLVGQPDSGPGTQDPDGLALVDWLRGLRLQTGRLELITICAGALLAAHAGLLDGRRATTHHQYLQALAAAAPGCEVLSNRVFVSDGPLHSSAGVTAGLDLMLERIAQGCGPVLAAQVAQTMVVALRRGPHDPELSPFLQHRNHLHAALHRVQDAISQQPAADWNASTMAGLAHTSPRHLARLFATHAGIAPLDYLRHIRLATAQAALQAGANVTQAALQAGFSSDTQLRRAWQRLGWCGTPSQARPQANKAR
- a CDS encoding isochorismatase family protein is translated as MATCLLVIDVQESFRHRPFFDPAALPAYLAAQNALIAGFQARQLAVVRIFHSSGPEQLDNPFAQASGHVRPLQGLADFTAAAQFTKSRHSALVGTGLEVWLTQQRIDRLVISGIRTEQCCETTARHASDLGWQVDFVPEATLTFAMQQPDGQTLSAADIQTRTATVLAGRFATLCTVEQALARAVA
- a CDS encoding undecaprenyl-diphosphate phosphatase; the protein is MDTVLLLKAAIMGIVEGLTEFLPISSTGHLILAGSLLGFTDEKAKVFDIAIQTGAIFAVVLVYWEKIRSTLVELPSSRQAQKFALNVLIGFLPAVVLALIFGKFIKAHLFTPTVVATTFILGGFIILWAERRPASATRVHSVDDMTALDALKVGLVQCLAMIPGTSRSGSTIIGGMLMGLSRKAATDFSFFLAIPTLIGAGVYSLYKERALLSTADIPLFAVGLVFSFISAWICVRWLLRYISSHSFVPFAWYRIAFGIIVLATAYSGLVSWHD
- the mutS gene encoding DNA mismatch repair protein MutS; translation: MMAQYLAIKADYPDTLVLYRMGDFYELFWEDAEKAARLLDITQTTRGQSAGFPVAMAGVPFHALESYLGRLIKMGESVAICEQVGEVGVGKGPVERKVVRVVTPGTITDSELLNDKQEAMLLALHTAGRQRCGLAWLSVTQGRIHMAECGADELGAWLARINPSEVLYSAGVTERFEKGLYALRQSGSLAAPLTPRPDWQFDSGLGKRKLLEQLGSANLNAWHAEDLPLAHAACAALLSYAEHTQGRSLTHLHSIQVQRDDELIALPPATCRNLELVKTLRGEDGPTLFALLDTCMTGMGSRLLKHWLLEPRRDRSHAIARLQATQVLRGQGSGTAPWQSLRDAMKGVSDVERITARTALRQVRPRELVALGKTLHKAQQLALSGNAPSDYLNQIFADLVPPEGCAELLTRAIQEEPAALVRDGGVIATGFDAELDELRAIQDNCDGFLLELEAKEKLLTNIPNLRVQFNKVHGFYIEITNSYKDAVPERYRRRQTLKNAERYITPELKAFEDKALSAQERALQREKLLYEQVLDQLQPHVAGLTRVAQALAALDVLCTLAERSLTLQWCAPEFTQIPCIEIEAGRHPVVEARMAETSSGSFIPNHTQLGTNTRMQIITGPNMGGKSTYMRQVALITLLASMGCHVPAARCLLGPIDAIHTRIGAADDLANAQSTFMMEMTEAAQILHAATPHSLVLMDEIGRGTSTFDGLALASGIATQLHDKTKAFTLFATHYFELTDLPAKAKAAINVHVGAAEAGTDIVFLHEIQPGPASRSYGIHVAKLAGMPAGVLNHARHALATLEERANEDRLQVDLFEAPPTADTDLGASPIDAALAQIHPDALSPREALEALYQLKKLAQRT